ATCGTGGAGCGGATAGTGATGGACCGATACCTTAGGTCTCTGCCTTCACCTTTGCGCAAATGGGTAAGCCATGCAGACCCAACAACTGCAGACCAGCTTGTGGAAATGGTAGAGCGGTACATTTCTGCTGAGGACCTACTCAGTTTTCAACAAGTGGAGCGCACCTTGGCTCCCAAGGGGAAGCTTCCTGCATGGAAAAAGGGACCTGCGACTGATAAGAGCATGCTCCAACGTGGACAATCTACAGACGCTAGACCCAGAGACTACCAAAATGTGTCAGGAGGGACCCCTCCTCGCAGAGGACCAAATAAAGAATTGGTGCGGTGTTTTCGGTGCCATATGCTGGGACACTTTGCTGCAGACTGCAGCCTAACTGATGAACCTATGCAGTGTGAAACTGCCTTAACAAAGAGACGTACGTCGATGTATGCTCGGATTGTGTGTACTGCCCTTCCAAAGACAGGGAAAGATAAATACCTGTGTGATGTTATTGTGGAAGGAAAGCCAGTGAATGCATTATTAGATTCTGGTAGCCAGGTTACTCTGATGAAATCTGTGTTGGTTGAAACCCCTCAATATGGGCCTGATACTGTAGGGGTTACATGTATACATGGGGATACTAGCGAGTATTCTATGGCTGAAGTGGAAATCAAAACTGCCTACGGGACATTAAGGTACCCTGTAGGGTTGGTTCCCACTTTACCACATGATGTAATTTTGGGGAGAAACTTCCCACATTTCTGGAAATTGTGGGAAACTGACAAGGTTATGGACCAGTCCTACTTAAAGGGAAGCTGCCCTGATTCCGGCAGTAAAGTGTCTGAGGTTGTACCGGATGGTGGGGCTACTATAGATTTTCCCTTTTCTGTATTAGCAGGGGAATCTGATGAGGTAGACCTGGAACCCCAGGTTGACCAGACTATATCAGGTGGGGAAGTCCATGTAGACCCAGTTGAGGAAGACAATGACATGCCTGACTTGGAGATTAGGAGGGATAATTTTGCTTCAGAGCAGTTAAAGGATCCCACACTGTCTAGAGCAAGGGCCAATGTAAAAATGATAGATGGGAAACCTGTAGACTCTGACTCTAGACCCTCTTGTCCCTACTTAGCCCTCCAAAATGACCTGCTATATCAGGTAGTAGAAAAGGGAAATGACCGGGTGGAGCAGCTGGTTGTCCCAAAACCATACCGGCGTATGGTACTTGACCTCGCACATAAACATGTGATGGGCGGACATTTAGGGGTAGAGAAAACAAAGGAGCGAACGGTTTTTCTGGCCAGGGCTACATGGTGAAGTTGAGCAATACTGTAGTTCCTGTCCAGACTGCCAGTATTCGGCTCCTAGGCCACATTTTCGTAGCCCTTTGGTCCCTCTCCCTGTGATAGAGACACCATTTGAGTAAAGCATGACATCATAACTGAACCAAGGGTAAGGGTTAACGTAAAACCTTATAGGGTGCCTGAAGCTAGACGAGAAGCCATATCTCAGGAAGTTAAAAAGATGTTAGAGTTGGGAGTCATTGAGGAGTCATATAGCGACTGGTCCAGTCCCATTGTCTTAATACCAAAACCGGATGGGAGCTGGCGCTTCTGCAATGACTTTAGAAAACTAAATACTGTCTCCAAATTTGATGCctaccctatgcctcgtgtggacGAATTAATTGAGAGACTAGGGACGGCTAGATACCTGACAACCTTAGATTTGACGAAGGGCTATTGGCAGATTCCCCTGACGGACCGAGCCAAAGAGAAAACTGCTTTTAGCACTCCCGAAGGTCTGTTCCAGTATGTAGTGTTGCCATTTGGGTTACATGGAGCCCCAGCAACCTTCCAACGTACCATGGACCAAATCTTAAGGCCCCACAGGCAGTACGCAGCAGCGTACCTTGATGACGTAGTTATCCATAGCTCGGATAGGCAATCCCATCTACCCAGGGTACAGGCCGTGCTTGATTCCATACGAATGGCCGGTCTGACAGCTAACCCAAAAAAATGTAGCATAGGCCTGGAAGAAGCCAAGTATTTGGGATACAACATTGGTAGAGGGCTAGTTAAGCCTCAGCTTAACAAGGTGCAGGCAATTCAAGACTGGCCTAGACCAGTCACAAAAAAACAGGTTAGAGCttttttggggatcactggttactACAGAAGGTTCATAGCTAACTTTGCCACTATAGCTGTCCCTCTGACTGACCTTACAAAAGGGACCAAGTCCATAATGATCAAGTGGAACTCTGAGGCAGAACAGGCCTTTCAGACCCTAAAAAAAGCCTTATGCAGCCAACCAGTACTGATaaccccaaactttacacagaaatttattgtgcagactgacGCATCCGATGTGGGAGTCGGAGCAGTACTGTCCCAaattagagagggtgcagagcatCCTATAGTTTTcctgagtaaaaagctgaacatcCATGAAAGAAACTATGCTACAGTAGAGAAGGAATGCTTAGCAGTGAAATGGGCGCTGGAGGAGCTTAGATACTATCTGTTAGGCCACCAGTTTACATTAGTTACTGACCACGCCCCCCTTAAATGGATGTGTGAAAATCGTGAAAAGAATAGAAGGGTGACAAGGTGGTTCCTGGCCCTGCAGAACTACAAGTTCACAGTGGAGCATAGACCGGGGTCCCAGCTGGGAAATGCAGATGCCTTATCCCGGGTGCTAGTTGTGTTCCGACCCCTACGTCGAAAAAGAGGGGGAGGgtgtgtgagagaaatgctggattagaggtggaaggtgtttatatttctcccagatttctctcttatatatactaagctccagggaaagtatgtcagcagtgaaagagtgttctttcactgcattcggctTTTGAAAAAGCCGGtaaaaaagggccctggagtgaatggaagtgagcgggtgggacttccattcaacaggctatccaggttttggtgaagcctggctaattacTGGCCTCGTTAGGCatcaggggaaacccctttaaacatggtgtctgcagagttactcactctctcccttcctggggaactgcctgcatgcagtaaggagagagccggacacagtgagtaaccaaactacttttgtttttcgtagagttggatgctagatcctctctattgcatagagagggagctgctgtatgttagttagagccggacaggctaggatttatttttatgttttgttttccaatatactcctgtgtgccggttatatatgaataaagctgattgaggtcagcttaaaactaaatgctgggtgtgaactgttgttttctgagcccaatctgatccctgcgatctacctaaacccccagagactgcactgtttggacgAGTTGCCTTACAATCTGTAGATGCTGAGAAAGCGTTTGATAATGTACAGTATGCTGGTTCCATTTGTTCGATTCTCTTCAATCCTTTGGCTTTGAAGGcaattttattggtttcaaaCAATCTCTGTATTCAGTCCCCAAACCCCAAATCTTAGTATCGGGAGAAATATCAaattctttttctttaaaaaggggTACTTGAAAAGGATGTCCTCTGTTATCTCTTTTATTTAACCTTTCTTTAGGTTACCTGAAACGTACCACGTTGAGAAGCACTTTGTGCGGGGGAACCCAATCAATGGAGGAAAACACCAGGGATGAGCGAAAAttgtcggcaggcatggattaatTGTGagtttccacatttcaccattggtggacaaaaaaaagttgtgcatgtaaaaaaaagaccaatgtcaTAAATcacacgacaattttttttatacacacaattttttttacatacgtgacaattttttggacgcacaTAATTTTTTgcattctgctacattgttgccGTTTTGCAGGGTTTTTTAAGTTTCGCAAATATTTTCGGAAAAgcaaaacgtgacagattcgctcatccctaataaTAAAGTCTGGTACTTTTTTGTCTCTTGGGCAGCACAATGTGGTGTAGATTTCACAGCATACAATCAGGTTTGGAGAAAAGTAGTACCTTAAGGGAACAGGTATCTGCACAGCAATACTGGGCAAGAGGCATTAGTCATCCAGTTTCTAAAGGCAGAAGTGAGAATTAATCCTTCAGTTAGAGTGCTAGCTCCACCATGGGTTCTGCCACTTGTGTTTGAATTCCTTTCAAAATCTCCTTTTCATCCAATAGGAGAGTCTGCTTTCTGGTTGCCATTGCATCAGGTTAAAGAGTTGCTTAGATTCAGGCTCTCTCTTCCAAACCTCCACATACGATCTTTAATAGCCAAGGTCCTAGATATTCTGCCAAAGGTAGACTATAGTTTTCACATCAATGAGCCTATAAGTTGATGAGCCTATGCATTTGCCTGCATTTAATACTGAGAAGAGTTCAGATACATGTGATGCCTTGGATGCAAGGAGCAGTTTAAAAGCATATCTAGAGGCTACTAATGCTATTCGTAAGTCAGGTGTGAGATGGCCCTTTATAGCAACTTTAAGAAGATggattgtaattagtgatgagcgaatctgtcctgttttgcttcgccaaaaaatttgcgaatctttcaaaagatttgggaagtgtaaaaaaaataaaaataaaaagggggttaggggtatatatatatatgatacatataAATGATCAGTTTAGATATATTGAATATGTTTGCCTAAAaagatgggtctttagggagtgTTTTAAGGTCTGGAAGGAGAGGGACTGCTTATTCACTGGCAGTGTGTTGTCTCATTTGACAAGGAGTGTCATGGCATCCTGGGCAGCAGAAGCAGGCGTATCAGCAGATGACATCTCAGGGCGCCAATCTGGGCTAGCTCTAATACATTTATAATGCATTATCATGTTGATGTTAGGTCCAAGAGTAAGGCCTCTTTTGGTCATAAAATTAGTGTTGGCCAAGTGTGGCCAAGTTTAATTAAAGTTTCTTGGCATcaaagctgtgttttttttcctcccttttctgATTGCTTTAGTATCTCCAGAATGTTTATGCTGGCCAGGGAAACATTAAATTCCTATCATACTTACCATTATTTTACTTTCCTAGCCAACCCTCTGGTCAGCATGCCCACCCTTAATCACAAGCTTTTCACATAGATGGGGAGGGCAGGAGGAGAGGAGAATGTATAGATTGCTAAGGGACATATCTACACAGAGGTGGGAGGGGCGGGACTACCAGAATGTTTATGCTGACCagggggatggccaggaaagggAAATCACTGTAAGTATGATGGGAATTTATCCTTTCTAAATGCTAGGGTAAATTGTGCCCTAGTTactaaatagctgctaaattcCATActgaaattataaataataaaataaaataataataataaaataattttctcaattgaaaattgtcttagaatattcctgtctacatcatactaaaagttaatttaatttcAAATTAGAATGAATATATATACCATTAACAAAACAAAGTGAGGACTTTCCTTTTCAGATTCAAGTTTCATTAACTGTAATtagcaaatatttattaaaaatagattAAAATATGTGCCTCATTTTATTAaaggaagattgaaattctctgttctttaatgtgtaaataagaggatttagcacagggcccagggcaatgtacagcagtgagaaatacttgtctctttttagggaATAACTTGAGGTGGGTTTTATGTACAAGCAAAAAATTgccccataaagggttatcacacaggccaggtgagaagcacaggtagaaaaggctttttgtctcccctctgaggattgtattttcaggatagcagagatgataaatatgtatgaggccagagtaaggaggaaggcatTTAAAGTcagcaatgtcccttcaatgtaatttaaaagttccacactaaaagtgctgctgcaggaaagttttagcaatggtgtgacatcacagaaaaaatgttttataagacgggaagcacaatatgatagtttagatataagaaAAAAATGGCCGACAGGGTCAACAaaaccaacagtgaatgctgcagttataagcccagcacagtgtttcctgctcattcgggcaatgtaatgaagggggtcacagatggcaacataacgatcatatgccatggccgtcaggagaaagtattcactgcaAGCCAAGGATGcgaaaacatacatttgagtcatacaccccaagaatgaaatgttattttgttgtgtgagaagaatatgtagcaaattaggtaaaatatttgaggtggaagaaatgtctatgagtgaaaggttcagcaagaatatgtacatgggggtgtgtaagtgaggattgcatgaaatgactaagaatatgatgagatttcccagcagaatgatgagatagattccaaggaatagcacaaaaagagagatttgaagctcaggagtatcagagaacccttggatgatgaatcctgaaatatTGTCTTTACTTTCTGAAACCATTTTCCTTCCTTCCTGTGGAAGCAAAATAAagtatgagtagtgatgagcgaatctgtcccatttcgcttaacCAAAAAgattgcaaatctttcaaaagatttgtgaaatggtgaaaaattggcaaaagaagtaaaaagttgtgcgccaaaaaaattgttgcgcgacaattcttttgatgagagacattTGTTTTTGACgggagaaacaattcttttgatgagagacattTGTTTTTGACgggagaaacaattcttttgatgagagacattTGTTTTTGAcgggagagacaattcttttgatgagagacattTGTTTTTGAcgggagagacaattcttttgatgagaggcGATTcattttgatgcgagagacaattcttttgatgagagataaTTCAGCACGTGTCCAAAAATAgttgcccgcatcaaaagaattatcgTGAGCAACAAAAGAATTGACACGTGACAATTCTTTAGAAGCTCACAACAATTCTTTTACGCGGGTCAATTCTTCTGacgcggtgacaatttttggatgcatgctgaatttttttgcagcaaatttgtgGCCAAGGAACTGTCTCTTTCTGTGTTTGGATCTCAGTGTGTCAATCTCTTGTAACAACTATTGGTGGAAGGTCAAATATTTACCTTTGTTAAAGCTACAACCATAGGAAATCAAAGATCTTTTTTTAGTGGCAGGAATGCAATGCTGCTATTAGGTTATAGGACTTTATCACTTTAAAGAACAAGTGACAgtaaaaatttttattaaaaaaattaaaagtacacCTTCTAAATAATACCCATGTCCAGCTGCATTGTATTTAATCACCTACTATTTAGCCAAAAAATCATCAGTAACACTCCTCTCCACGCTATGGACACCtttttgaagaaaggcgatatggcgactcGCCACTCTGTACGAGCGCGCCCCCGACGTCTCTCCTCTTCACATGACATTCGGCCCTAACCCGGAAGCTCAGTTATGGCTGTGAAGAGGAGGGGGAGAGACATCCTACTGGAACAGCTGAGGGGGGGGAAGGCTGTTGAAGGGAACGAGGGAAAGAGCGCTGGGTGAGAGGTATGCGAAGGGAGTTCTGGCAGACACGCTGGGGTTAAGGCTGCTAAACGGAACGCTTGGGTAAGTATGCAATGGGGGAAGGGAGTTGTGGCAAGCACGCTGGGGTTAAGGCTGCTGAATGTACCTGCGCTGGCTGAGCAGTGTCCGAAGGGGAAGGGACTTTTTAGCAGACACGTGGGTGGATGGTTGTTGAAGGGAAGCCGGTAGCAGAGCAGTAGCTTGTTGCTAAGCGACGGTATGCATGGAGGCGGGATTTTCAAAAGCAAAACCAGGAAGAAGCTGACGGCAGCGCGCACGTAGTGGAGAAGCAGCTTTCAGGCCCTGCAAGATGGCGAAGGCCCTATATACTTCACAGGAAAGTGGCAATTAGGATTTTTTACTGATGTATTATAGGAAAGCAGCATGCAGCAGAGCATTTGAAGTAAAAACTGTAAGTTGATTGATTGGGACTGGGATGTATtaatggtgttactggtcctttaactcCATCTAAATTCACATTGGATTAGTGAATAGTGCAACAATGGCCTCTTGTATGCtggactggaatataaatatatcagtatgtTGCCATAAGCTAAATGACTTCTCCTTGTTGCAGTGTATTCCATTTTCCTACTATATGCTGTATCTGTACAGTCTATGTTCTCTTAAAAGCATCAGACTGTATGAATGAAttaagtcttcattttttattatttcaagtcTCTGAATTAtttagtaattaaaagtaacaataacaataaaactggagcctcacagagcaataggctttTTAACTGCCGGAGtgagcgacccccatttgaaagctggaaagaatcagaagaggaaggcaaataattccaaaagtataaaaatataaactaaagaccacttgaaaagttactaagaatgggtcattctataacatactaaaggggaACCAGCCCTTTAaaggtgtgtaattttgttttactCTGTTGCAGgcaggttataaaaaaaaaccatcattattattaattatttatgatCTGCctatgcatttttacatttttattttaatattttttatattcatgTATTCAGTATATGAAGAAAAGGTTTGtaaatttgtttaattttatttggTTGGATTTAAGGCAAAGAGTTACAAACTCAGTACGTCATGTCATAGTTAGACCCGATTTTAACTAATGAGGGCTAAAACATTGGATACACTGTGTTGAATAAAGAATAATTCTTTATGAAAAATTGGGAAAAATTGGTGTGCGTTCCATTATATTActccattatattattattatattacattataaatccactgcaggggaacacagggtGAAATGCCAAAGTGTAAGATCCCTAAGAAACTGTGTGCTCTAACAAAGGCTTTTGGGTCTTTTTGGTTCTAATGCTGTTAGTGCTGCTCACAGGTCTTTTAtcatatatatgaataaatatcGATATTTcaatctttttattttgttgatgAGCTATTTGTAAAACATTTAGAGAATATTCCTACAGTGCCCCCATCACTTACCTTTTTTGCTCAACCTAAGGATCaaaaggttcttccatgcaggtgCACAGGGTCGGTCACAGTGCCAGTCTCTTCAGGAActaacccagtttatataaccagtgtgacaaagGGAATTCTTCTGAGAATACCAATTAATCAGCTCATTTTCTAAACATATATCTTAATTGCTGTATGAACTGTTAATAGTAAAATATTGGATCCTTATATGAAAATGCTCTGGACAAAAATACTGGTTTCAAAATGTACCTCTCCGCCAAGTGAAATAATGTTTTCAAAGAGCATTTCTAAAAATCCATTGGCATAACTTGGCACATTTAGGCCACTAAAAGGTTTATCTATGAACCCACATTgctattttacataaaaaaaaattggcatcccaattttattaaataaccctttCGGTGCCATTTCGGAAAATTTTGTATAGATTCTCTATTTCACCCTTTAACACAtatgttttttaatcatttttctaGTTCAGCCCCCTCAAATGAGTTTTTGATATTGATGTGTCCTATTCTATTATCCATCTTATCTCTATGGCTGTTCATAGTTTTAATTCAGACTGTTGGGGACCCTTTTTATGAACTTGAGTGCCCACAATATGCATGTTTGTCCAGTGGGTATGCCTTTTGCCACTTTTTAAACctgcaaatatttaaaataattgcaTAATTGAATAATTTTAGTGCAGGACTTCCGGTTATGGCGCCTGGAGGAGACGTGCTGAGGTTCTCCAATAATTGCCCTCTCAAAATCAGCCATATAGCATCACAAAGAGGAAATAATTTCTTTCTAAAGGAAATCCTTCATGAAGAGGGTCCGCAGCTAATAACAGTACATGAACAGTACTTATCTTATCTGAGTAGTTGTTCATTGTTTGTCGAGTGGGGAGCAGAGGCAGCCTGGATGAGGAATGCCTGCAGCTATTTTGTGATTTTATGGTTTAAATTCCCACCCTAAATGACTGAGAATTCTCagcactttaaaaacaaacatgagTGCTGATATAGCTCTAATACAAGAGACACATTTGACAGGTAATATGGGGGGCTATATTGATACATAAAAACCTTGATCCTCAAATCCTCTCCACAAAAAGTGATGATCGGggtacatttatatacacagagGTACTTTTGTTGGGTTCTACATGAAATATATGCTCAGCTTATACCCCAACTGataaaaaatttttaattttttcaaaagttatCTCGGAAAATAGTTATGATCCCAtacaacattaaggggctgatttacttacccacgaatgggtcgaatggagtccgattgcgtttttttcgtaatgatcggtattttgcgattttttcgtatgttttgtgattttttcggattctttacgaatttttcgttaccaatacgatttttgcgtaaaaacgcgagttttcctatccattacgaaagttgcgtaaaaagttgcgcatttttcgtagcgttaaaacttacgcgaaaaatgcgcaacttttcgcgtaagttttaacgctacgaaaaatgcgcaactttttacgcaaccttcgtaatggatacgaaaaactcgcgtttttacgcaaaaatcgtattggtaacgaaaaattcgtacagaatccgaaaaaatcgcaaaacatacgaaaaagtcgcaaaatgttcgttttcaagtcggaacttttccaattcgggtcggattcgtgggttagtaaatcagccccttagtattatcTGGTGATTTAAATGAGGCACATAGCTGGTACTTAGATAAATCTAGGACCCTTACAAAACCAACCCATAAAAAACTTAAGTTTTAACTAATTTCTTTAACTCAAATAACCTTTTTGACTCTTGGAGATATTTGAACACATCTAATAATGATTTTACCTATTATTCTCATCCTTCAGGGTCAGGATCTAGAATAGATTTATTGTCCAAAGACTTATTAAATAGGATCATGGATTCTAAAATGGGTCAGTTTTTTTTACTCTGATCATACTCCAGTCATAGttcatttaaaaagctttaaactCATATACTATGTTCTCATAAACTATATTCCCTGGAGATTTCCCGTACCACTAGCATCAAGGCCTGATTTCCTTTTGATGATACAAGAAAGATGGAAAACTTTTCTAAAGAATAATTCTATACATTTAGAAAATCTGTTATTGCCATGGGATATTTGTAAGGTGATAATAACAGcttatgaaaaaagtttttttaaaaaatattcataagAGATTGGATCTACTGAACAAACAACAGAAAGATgaatatattaattttaaaactAATCCTAAGAACATAAAGAAAAAATTGAAAGAGACTATTGCTGGCATAAGGTAATGGCATAAGGTCACTAATTTAAATGCAAGGTTTGCTAACTATggcaacaaaatcaataaaatgttatcaaATTTGGCTAGAATTCAGTCAAAATCAAACAAAATCCCTTCTCTGACAGATAAAAACAATAAAGTAACAAATGACCCCAAGGAGAATGCTGAAATTTTTAAGGGTTCTATCAAAATCTTTATTCTCCCCACCCTACAAAAGACAGAAAAAAGAAGAcaatttttccgtaaattgtcatTGCCAAAGTTATCTCCTAACCGCCTTTTTAAACTGAATGCTTCTTTTAGTGATACAGAGGTTAAACATATATTCAAAACACTAAACATAAATAAGGCAGGAGGTCCCGACGGATTCATGGgcaatttttacaaaattttacatGAAGATACTATTCTCTATATGACTTATTTAATAGGATCCTAGAAAAAGGGGACATTCAATCTTCTAGTTATCTATCTTATATTAGGGTGATCCTGAAACAAGGAAAGGATCCTTCCTCACCTAAATCATATAGACTCATATCATTAATTAATTTAGATATaaagattttgttttgttttttattttagcaaatcAACTCTCCACTATTGTCCCAAAATTACAG
The sequence above is a segment of the Xenopus tropicalis strain Nigerian chromosome 7, UCB_Xtro_10.0, whole genome shotgun sequence genome. Coding sequences within it:
- the LOC116412160 gene encoding olfactory receptor 1019-like, yielding ICDPLHYIARMSRKHCAGLITAAFTVGFVDPVGHFFLISKLSYCASRLIKHFFCDVTPLLKLSCSSTFSVELLNYIEGTLLTLNAFLLTLASYIFIISAILKIQSSEGRQKAFSTCASHLACVITLYGAIFCLYIKPTSSYSLKRDKYFSLLYIALGPKLDD